ATTTTCTGTGATTTATCCAAAGACGAACCGTTATTAATTATCATTGATAATGGATGTGGAATCTCTCAGGATGATTTAATCCTTGCGATGAAACATGGTACAATTAACCCAAAATCACAAAGAGAACCCCATGATCTTGGTCGATTTGGTTTGGGTATGAAAACAGCTTCTTTTTCACAATGCCGAAGCTTAACTGTAATAAGTTCAGTTAATTCTGTTAAGGTTGGAGCTAAATGGGACTTAGATTATATTAGCGAAAAAGATGAATGGTTATTGGCAATTCTCGAGCAGGATGACATATTAAATATCAACTATGTTGACTGTATTCCTGAAACAGGTACCGCAGTAATATGGCAGAAATTGGATCGCTTATGCGAAAATTTGAGTGGTCCTAAAAGAGATGAAGTTGTTAATGAAAAGCTTGATCTGGTAGAACGCCATTTAGCACTGGTCTTTCATCGTTTTCTTTCTGGTGAAGCTAAATTGCATTCAAAATTATCAATTTCTATAAACGGGCACCCTGTCAAATCATTTGACCCATTTTGTAGAAAAAATAAAGCGACACAACTCTTACCAAAAGAAACTGTTCGTCTTGATGGCAAAGACGTTACCATTCAGCCTTATGTCCTTCCCCACCATAGTAAACTTACCGCAGATGAATATGACTTCTATGAGGATCGCAGTAGTTTTATTTCTAATCAAGGAGTTTACATATACCGTAATGACAGACTCATGGCTTGGGGTGATTGGTTCAGATTAGTACCTAAAGGTGAAGCTACTAAACTAACCAGAATACAAATTGATTTCCCTAATTCTTTAGATGAAAGCTGGACTATTGATATCAAAAAATCACGAGTTAGCTTACCCCGAGAAGTAAAAGAACGACTAAGGCAAATAATTTCTAAAATTACGTATACTAATGTTCGAATTCACCAGGGAAGAGGACAAAAGCTTTTTCAAGAAACTAAAGCACCTGTTTGGGAGCGTTATGCAGATAAAGGAAAAATACGTTTTGAATTAAATCTAAGTCATCCCTTGCTGGATGACTTAAAAAAAGAGATGACAGAGAGTCAACACAGAACATTACTCTCTTATTTACATACCATTACGGCAACCTTACCGATAGAGATGATTTATTCAGATTATTCATCCTCACCAAGAAGTATCGATCAAAATTCACTTGATGAAAATCTGGTTATTCCTAAATTAGAGATTCTGAAAGAATCTTTATTTCAAAATAATACTGTAGATCCGGATGTTTTCAGAGATTTTATCTTATCAATGCGTATGTTTGATGAACATCAGGAACTTGTTGAAAAATATATCAGGGAGACGTTGAGTGCAGATTGATAAGAAACTATTAGAAGCTAAGAAAAATTTTATCGTCAGTTTGATAACATTTTCTAAAATTCGCTGGCCGATTGATATACCCACTCGTAAAGAAGTGGAGGAACTGGCTAAAACATTACTAAGCACATTGCCAAAAGATGTGTCTTTAGAAGAATATACCGAAGATTTAGTAAAAGAAGCTTATTATGAAATTGACTCCAAAATGGGGCTGGGTGTTTCTTTAGTTGACCCAGAAGCGAAACACGATAGGGAATGGGTATACAAGCGGACAGACATCAACTGGTTTTATTCTAACGCTTATGAAAAATACTTAAGGCAAGAACACTGGTCACCAACGGTTGTTCAATCTTTAAGTGATGTAGGCACAATTATATTAGGCCATCTTCAAGATCCAACCTCACCAGGGGCATGGGATAAACGGGGTCTGGTCATTGGTCATGTTCAGTCAGGAAAAACAGCTAACTATCTAGGACTGGTAGCAAAAGCAGCTGATGCTGGATATAAATTTATTATTGTGATTGCTGGTATTCATAACAATCTTAGAAAACAGACACAAGAAAGGATTGATGAAGGTTTTGTTGGCCGAACCAGAGATGAAGATAAATGGAAACTTGTTGGTGTTGGTCACAACAAGTTTCCACATCCTGCCACTCTAACTAATATTTATGCAGATTTTAATAAGCGAACAGCAGACAGTAGCGGATGGAGTATTAATGATTTTAGTAAGCCAGTGATTCTGGTGATTAAAAAAAATGTTTCCACACTCAGTGCATTACGTCAATGGCTGGAGGAACTCAATGCCAGAGGGAACGATAAAATATCAGATGTTCCGATGCTAATGATTGATGATGAAGCTGACAATGCTTCAATCAATACAAAAAAAGAGGATCTGGATCCTACTAAAACTAATCGAAAAATCAGAGAAATTTTAAGTCTGTTTGAAAAATCCTGTTATGTTG
This portion of the Proteus vulgaris genome encodes:
- a CDS encoding ATP-binding protein, which gives rise to MPQDYKLTPSASSLSESMRDIGYSLATAIADIIDNSITAKATHVDIFCDLSKDEPLLIIIDNGCGISQDDLILAMKHGTINPKSQREPHDLGRFGLGMKTASFSQCRSLTVISSVNSVKVGAKWDLDYISEKDEWLLAILEQDDILNINYVDCIPETGTAVIWQKLDRLCENLSGPKRDEVVNEKLDLVERHLALVFHRFLSGEAKLHSKLSISINGHPVKSFDPFCRKNKATQLLPKETVRLDGKDVTIQPYVLPHHSKLTADEYDFYEDRSSFISNQGVYIYRNDRLMAWGDWFRLVPKGEATKLTRIQIDFPNSLDESWTIDIKKSRVSLPREVKERLRQIISKITYTNVRIHQGRGQKLFQETKAPVWERYADKGKIRFELNLSHPLLDDLKKEMTESQHRTLLSYLHTITATLPIEMIYSDYSSSPRSIDQNSLDENLVIPKLEILKESLFQNNTVDPDVFRDFILSMRMFDEHQELVEKYIRETLSAD